A genomic window from Plutella xylostella chromosome 23, ilPluXylo3.1, whole genome shotgun sequence includes:
- the LOC105393392 gene encoding circadian clock-controlled protein daywake, protein MIFRTLFIVVQLVFIHSASTPYQKCDITDAPCISKSVQTYLPFLAEGLPEYGTAPLDPMLVDEIKIELAGLILNMRDLDIVGLKKSKIEKLDVDMKKQQIHLVYGSDIVMKGRYKAAGRLLILPISGDGNCNIKLKNLKTDLTMPFTIVKNKDGVEVIELSSYKFKFEVRDYAHFDLTNLFNGNKLLGETMLTFINTNWKTLMTEFGKPVLDSAIKNVYSAIKSYLKNQPLQDIVNL, encoded by the exons atgatctTTAGAACTCTGTTTATAGTGGTGCAATTAGTGTTCATACATTCGGCAT CGACGCCGTACCAGAAATGCGACATCACCGACGCTCCATGCATATCGAAGTCGGTGCAGACGTATCTGCCGTTCTTGGCGGAGGGCCTACCGGAGTACGGGACGGCCCCACTCGACCCCATGCTAGTCGATGAAATCAAGATCGAGCTGGCGGGACTCATACTCAACATGAGGGATTTGGACATTGTGGGGCTAAAGAAGAGCAAGATTGAGAAGTTgga TGTGGACATGAAGAAGCAGCAGATCCACCTGGTGTACGGGTCCGACATCGTGATGAAGGGGCGCTACAAGGCGGCCGGGCGGCTGCTCATCCTGCCCATCTCGGGAGACGGGAACTGCAATATTAAATTGA AAAACCTGAAGACTGACCTGACGATGCCGTTTACGATCGTGAAGAACAAAGATGGCGTCGAGGTCATTGAACTCAGCAGCTACAAGTTCAAGTTCGAAGTGAGGGACTACGCGCACTTCGACCTCACCAACCTGTTCAATGGAAACAAACTTCTGG GTGAAACGATGCTGACGTTTATAAACACCAACTGGAAGACGCTAATGACTGAATTCGGCAAGCCAGTCCTAGACTCGGCTATCAAGAACGTCTACAGCGCCATCAAGTCGTATCTGAAAAACCAACCGCTACAGGATATTGTTAACTTATAA
- the LOC119692560 gene encoding circadian clock-controlled protein daywake-like, whose product MGFYKNIVFLCVVGLASCAPPPAQKCKLSDSECMKTAFQQYLPTFVSGIPELGVEVLDVMDMEDIKFDLSGLKFTLQEGKLKGLKSSIIDGARWDMAKKRLHIDFHNNCTIRGHYTASGRILILPITGDGNMKLKLRNLVVKLFIDFDMGKNDEGKDIIVAKKFGYEYDVIDNVHYDLSNLFNGNKELSETMLTFLNQNWKQIVKEFGTPMMNVSAKKIYKNIATFLKNTPLEDIVLS is encoded by the exons ATGggcttttataaaaatatagttttcttGTGCGTCGTGGGACTGGCCAGTTGTGCAC CCCCACCAGCGCAGAAATGCAAGCTCTCCGACTCGGAGTGCATGAAGACAGCGTTCCAGCAGTACCTGCCGACCTTCGTGAGCGGCATCCCGGAGCTCGGGGTGGAGGTCCTGGATGTCATGGACATGGAGGACATCAAGTTCGACCTGTCTGGCCTGAAATTTACCCTGCAGGAGGGAAAGCTGAAGGGGCTGAAGAGCAGCATCATTGATGGGGCGCG ATGGGACATGGCGAAGAAGCGTCTGCACATCGACTTCCACAACAACTGCACCATCCGCGGCCACTACACCGCCAGCGGCCGCATCCTCATCCTGCCCATCACCGGCGACGGGAATATGAAGCTTAAACTAC gcaACCTGGTAGTGAAACTGTTCATTGACTTTGACATGGGCAAGAACGACGAGGGAAAAGACATCATCGTAGCCAAGAAGTTCGGATACGAATACGATGTCATCGACAACGTACACTACGATCTGAGCAATCTGTTCAACGGGAATAAGGAACtca gtGAGACCATGCTGACGTTTTTGAACCAAAACTGGAAGCAAATTGTGAAGGAATTCGGAACACCCATGATGAATGTTTCAGCGAAAaagatttacaaaaatatcgcTACATTCCTAAAAAACACGCCCTTAGAAGATATTGTTTTATCTTAA